One genomic window of Polyangium aurulentum includes the following:
- a CDS encoding UDP-3-O-acyl-N-acetylglucosamine deacetylase — protein sequence MQSAKGVELVGVALHGGHPSRVVLSRAEGPIVLARRGAQASLDELRPTRTDRGVTVTSADGRVAIDLVEHLLAALGGLGVREGVRVAVDDGEPPLLDGGARRFADALVAIDAPRGGSPRLRITREATLSGGGASTYRFTPGASTRLSVAVRFRAPIGDEAASWDGDPQDFLERIAPARTFGWIDEHAALLAAGRARGVDLESVIVLSDEGAVAGCRPNEPGEIARHKLLDLIGDLTLHGGPPRGTVEAFAPGHGATHRVMAEAISSGIVERIEAEERA from the coding sequence GTGCAGAGCGCAAAGGGCGTCGAGCTCGTCGGCGTCGCGCTGCATGGGGGTCATCCGTCGCGGGTCGTCCTCTCTCGCGCAGAAGGACCGATCGTCCTCGCTCGGCGCGGCGCGCAGGCGTCCCTCGACGAGCTGCGCCCGACGCGCACCGATCGCGGGGTCACGGTCACCAGCGCGGATGGCCGGGTCGCGATCGATCTCGTCGAGCATCTGCTGGCTGCGCTCGGCGGTCTCGGTGTGCGCGAAGGCGTGCGCGTGGCGGTGGACGACGGTGAGCCGCCCTTGCTCGATGGAGGCGCGCGCCGCTTCGCGGATGCGCTCGTGGCGATCGATGCCCCGCGTGGAGGCTCGCCGCGCCTGCGGATCACGCGCGAGGCGACGCTGTCGGGCGGAGGCGCATCGACGTACCGATTCACGCCCGGCGCATCGACGCGCCTGTCCGTCGCGGTGCGGTTTCGCGCGCCCATCGGCGACGAAGCGGCGTCGTGGGATGGAGACCCGCAGGACTTCCTGGAGCGCATCGCGCCGGCGCGCACCTTCGGCTGGATCGACGAGCACGCGGCGCTCCTCGCAGCGGGACGCGCGCGTGGCGTGGATCTCGAGAGCGTGATCGTTCTGTCGGACGAGGGCGCCGTCGCTGGGTGCCGCCCGAACGAGCCGGGGGAGATCGCGCGGCACAAACTGCTCGATCTCATCGGCGATCTCACGCTGCACGGCGGTCCGCCGCGCGGAACGGTCGAGGCCTTCGCGCCCGGTCACGGCGCCACGCACCGCGTGATGGCCGAGGCGATCTCCTCGGGCATCGTCGAGCGCATCGAAGCGGAGGAGCGCGCGTGA
- a CDS encoding PQQ-binding-like beta-propeller repeat protein — protein MSAAVAAWRAPGLPRVTARAGAGALQQRAVEVAAALPPPPSDPLPEIAGASSRTFRGDARRRHRSALLGPQTAPEVTKLFEGAGAIVAMPAVLEGGDIVVASLGGALARLSPKGEVRWKIDLGDRIYASPLVTGDRVIVGSDADRVYAARLDNGRIAWQLPVEADADTAPAEAPDGTIVIAAGSSLYAIRPNGSVRFRVRARRKIYSSPAIGEDGTIYFGSQDDHLYAIAPAGARLWGRDLGADVDCAPLVGEGGTVYAGTDGGVVVALDKTGAFRWRASVGGHVRGGLSLGLDGSVLAGVYGPRPGVVALDPETGAERFAFRLREGGSRELGVHGGPIVDGRGNLYFGSQDDTVVALDPAGRFRWSVGLGADVDAPLVIGGSGLLYAGTEDGRLHAIR, from the coding sequence GTGAGCGCAGCGGTCGCCGCGTGGAGAGCGCCGGGCCTGCCGCGCGTGACGGCGCGCGCGGGCGCAGGCGCGTTGCAGCAGCGCGCCGTCGAGGTGGCTGCCGCCCTTCCGCCTCCGCCGTCGGATCCGCTCCCCGAGATCGCGGGCGCGTCGAGTCGCACGTTTCGAGGTGACGCGCGCAGGCGTCATCGAAGCGCGCTGCTCGGCCCGCAGACCGCGCCCGAGGTGACGAAGCTGTTCGAGGGGGCGGGCGCGATCGTCGCGATGCCCGCGGTGCTCGAGGGTGGAGACATCGTCGTCGCGTCGCTCGGAGGAGCGCTCGCGCGTCTGTCGCCGAAGGGCGAGGTGCGCTGGAAGATCGATCTCGGCGATCGCATCTACGCAAGCCCGCTCGTCACGGGTGATCGCGTGATCGTCGGATCGGATGCCGATCGCGTCTACGCGGCTCGACTCGACAACGGCCGCATCGCCTGGCAGCTCCCGGTGGAAGCGGACGCCGACACCGCGCCTGCCGAGGCGCCCGACGGCACGATCGTGATCGCGGCAGGCTCGTCGCTCTACGCGATCCGACCGAACGGCTCGGTGCGCTTTCGCGTGCGGGCGCGGCGCAAGATCTACAGCTCACCCGCGATCGGCGAAGACGGCACGATCTACTTCGGCTCGCAGGACGATCACCTCTACGCGATCGCGCCCGCTGGTGCGCGGCTGTGGGGGCGCGATCTCGGAGCGGACGTCGACTGCGCGCCGCTCGTCGGTGAAGGAGGCACGGTCTACGCGGGCACCGATGGCGGGGTCGTGGTCGCGCTCGACAAGACGGGCGCCTTTCGCTGGCGCGCGTCGGTCGGCGGTCACGTGCGGGGAGGTCTGTCGCTCGGGCTCGATGGCAGCGTGCTCGCCGGCGTCTACGGCCCGAGGCCTGGCGTGGTCGCGCTCGACCCCGAGACCGGCGCCGAGCGGTTCGCGTTCCGGCTCCGGGAGGGAGGATCGCGGGAGCTGGGGGTGCATGGCGGGCCGATCGTGGACGGGCGGGGGAATCTGTACTTCGGTTCCCAGGACGACACCGTGGTCGCGCTGGACCCGGCCGGTCGGTTCCGGTGGTCGGTGGGCCTCGGCGCGGATGTGGACGCTCCTCTGGTCATCGGGGGAAGCGGGCTGCTTTACGCTGGCACCGAGGATGGGCGACTCCACGCGATCCGCTGA
- a CDS encoding DNA translocase FtsK 4TM domain-containing protein codes for MTVPLFAPRRVQPAEGPSEGVLGPTRRTKNGGGEATARAGAKVARPAHTYAREASALVLLSAALYTSLALASFRGDPMRPEIVGPDWVGPVGATFAGSAVAAIGVIAWALPIELVLLAGPLLGGKPSRASVARFGGDVVVVVILAALGHVAFPRAVAFGAMPLGGTVGELFGEVMRSLFSAIGSYIIGLTVVALILVQRATFSFIELVQRARRAAALAGERGAGGLRALVDAWRAAREIDQKSKKEEQKRKSSEPKIAMPEPSDAIIAALTADDGIEERKEPAPESMNLVLAKSATEPVVPIAWSDNSALASALSEAPTPTPTAKPQRKKRVQGGAAKAPDAPTAAAETESAPVAKAAVVAPPIVVGGAAKPAGEIPAAIVSPRVEPAPGPSIVAPRVELAPGPSIVAPPAEPVAIMAMSEMAHEATHEPVEETPIPRPAKARAIERAVVREEPRPAPRRAAVEKTRFVELEEREEEEEEQEAPPPSEEPEEVRGASIEESDVGDEEAAFASEEIDEPEETDEPEPSEAPLPVKARMIEAPEPPKAVAKPQPIEPPARVVETAPAPAPAPKPEVVKVVPAIGKGFRLPTTDMLEPAEVGEKFVFDEDQLREKAQLLEKTLSDYGVNGKVEEIHPGPTVTTFEVAPAAGTKVSKVASLADDLALGLSRKVRIIAPIPGKNRIGFELPNEKRVPVNLRELVEDKRFQEMKAPLPCVLGRDIIGAPYFADLSSMPHVIVAGATGAGKSVGLNVMLVSLLFRKTPEELRMLMIDPKVVELAPFDRIPHMLLPVVTDMKQAANALKWAVDEMERRYQLFANAGTKNIVTYNGWVERVHRGEARPPKPPKTVAAISAEGVEVEVSAAKDGSDAALPEKIPYIVIVVDEFADLMMQQGKDVEASVARLAQKARAAGMHVILATQRPSVDVITGMIKANFPTRIAFRVAQKVDSRTILDEQGAEHLLGRGDMLVKMNGATETRRVQCPFASEEEVQRITDFLRLQGEPVYDEAILKPRDEEGQEEQTNDAENDPMYDAAVRIVAETRRCSTSWIQRKLGVGYNRAAKIVEAMEKRGVVGPANGAKDREVLISPL; via the coding sequence ATGACCGTTCCCCTGTTCGCTCCGCGTCGCGTGCAGCCAGCCGAAGGACCCAGCGAAGGGGTGCTCGGCCCCACACGGCGCACGAAAAATGGTGGTGGTGAAGCGACCGCGCGTGCTGGTGCGAAGGTCGCGCGTCCTGCGCACACGTATGCGCGGGAGGCGTCGGCGCTCGTGCTGCTGTCGGCGGCGCTCTACACGTCGCTCGCGCTCGCGTCGTTCCGCGGCGACCCGATGCGGCCCGAGATCGTCGGCCCCGACTGGGTAGGCCCGGTGGGCGCGACGTTCGCGGGCTCGGCGGTGGCGGCCATCGGCGTCATCGCGTGGGCGTTGCCGATCGAGCTGGTGCTGCTCGCGGGCCCGCTGCTCGGGGGCAAACCCTCGCGGGCGAGCGTCGCGCGCTTCGGCGGCGACGTCGTGGTGGTCGTCATCCTGGCGGCGCTCGGACACGTGGCGTTCCCGCGCGCTGTCGCGTTCGGCGCGATGCCGCTCGGCGGCACCGTGGGCGAGCTGTTCGGCGAGGTGATGCGATCGCTGTTCTCCGCGATCGGCTCGTACATCATCGGCCTGACGGTGGTCGCGCTGATCCTCGTGCAGCGCGCGACGTTCTCGTTCATCGAGCTGGTGCAACGAGCGAGGCGCGCGGCGGCGCTCGCCGGAGAGCGCGGGGCAGGGGGGCTGCGCGCGCTCGTCGACGCGTGGCGCGCGGCGCGCGAGATCGATCAGAAGAGCAAGAAGGAAGAGCAGAAGCGCAAGTCGAGCGAGCCGAAGATCGCGATGCCCGAGCCGTCGGACGCGATCATCGCGGCGCTCACGGCGGACGACGGCATCGAGGAGCGCAAGGAGCCCGCGCCGGAGTCGATGAACCTCGTGCTCGCGAAGAGCGCGACCGAGCCCGTGGTTCCGATCGCGTGGAGCGACAACAGCGCGCTCGCGAGCGCGCTCAGCGAAGCGCCGACGCCGACGCCGACGGCAAAGCCGCAGCGCAAGAAGCGCGTGCAGGGTGGCGCAGCGAAGGCGCCGGATGCGCCGACGGCAGCCGCGGAGACGGAGAGCGCGCCCGTGGCGAAGGCGGCCGTCGTCGCGCCGCCGATCGTCGTGGGAGGCGCGGCCAAGCCGGCTGGGGAGATCCCTGCAGCGATCGTGTCGCCGCGTGTCGAGCCCGCACCGGGTCCTTCGATCGTGGCGCCGCGTGTCGAGCTCGCGCCGGGGCCCTCGATCGTCGCGCCGCCCGCGGAGCCGGTGGCGATCATGGCGATGTCGGAGATGGCGCACGAGGCGACGCACGAGCCTGTCGAGGAGACGCCCATCCCGCGTCCGGCGAAGGCGCGCGCGATCGAGCGCGCTGTCGTGCGCGAGGAGCCTCGCCCGGCGCCGCGTCGCGCTGCGGTGGAGAAGACGCGCTTCGTCGAGCTCGAGGAGCGCGAAGAAGAGGAAGAGGAACAAGAGGCGCCCCCGCCTTCCGAGGAGCCCGAAGAGGTTCGAGGCGCGAGCATCGAGGAGAGCGACGTCGGCGACGAGGAAGCCGCGTTCGCGTCCGAAGAGATCGACGAGCCCGAGGAGACCGACGAGCCCGAGCCGTCCGAAGCGCCCCTGCCGGTGAAGGCGCGCATGATCGAGGCGCCCGAGCCGCCGAAGGCGGTGGCGAAGCCGCAGCCGATCGAGCCGCCCGCGCGCGTCGTCGAGACGGCGCCCGCGCCCGCGCCCGCGCCGAAGCCCGAGGTGGTCAAGGTCGTGCCCGCGATCGGCAAGGGCTTCCGCTTGCCGACGACGGACATGCTCGAGCCTGCCGAGGTGGGCGAGAAGTTCGTCTTCGACGAGGATCAGCTCCGGGAGAAGGCGCAGCTCCTCGAGAAGACGCTCTCCGACTACGGCGTCAACGGCAAGGTCGAGGAGATCCATCCAGGCCCCACGGTGACCACGTTCGAGGTCGCGCCCGCGGCGGGCACGAAGGTCTCGAAGGTGGCGAGCCTGGCCGATGATCTCGCGCTCGGGCTGTCACGCAAGGTGCGCATCATCGCGCCGATCCCGGGCAAGAACCGGATCGGCTTCGAGCTGCCGAACGAGAAGCGCGTGCCGGTGAACCTGCGCGAGCTGGTCGAGGACAAGCGCTTCCAGGAGATGAAGGCGCCGCTGCCCTGCGTGCTCGGGCGCGACATCATCGGCGCGCCGTACTTCGCGGATCTGTCGTCGATGCCGCACGTGATCGTCGCCGGCGCGACCGGCGCGGGCAAGAGCGTCGGGCTCAACGTGATGCTCGTGAGCCTGCTCTTCCGCAAGACGCCCGAGGAGCTGCGCATGCTCATGATCGATCCGAAGGTCGTCGAGCTCGCGCCCTTCGATCGCATCCCGCACATGCTCCTGCCCGTCGTGACGGACATGAAGCAGGCGGCGAACGCGCTCAAGTGGGCCGTCGACGAGATGGAGCGGCGCTACCAGCTCTTCGCCAACGCGGGCACGAAGAACATCGTCACGTACAACGGCTGGGTCGAGCGCGTGCACCGCGGCGAGGCGCGGCCGCCGAAGCCGCCGAAGACCGTCGCGGCGATCTCGGCCGAGGGCGTGGAGGTGGAGGTCTCGGCTGCGAAGGATGGAAGCGACGCGGCGCTGCCCGAGAAGATCCCGTACATCGTGATCGTCGTCGACGAGTTCGCCGATCTGATGATGCAGCAGGGCAAGGACGTGGAGGCGAGCGTGGCGCGCCTCGCGCAGAAGGCGCGCGCGGCGGGCATGCACGTGATCCTCGCGACGCAGCGCCCGAGCGTCGACGTCATCACGGGCATGATCAAGGCGAACTTCCCGACGCGCATCGCGTTCCGCGTGGCGCAGAAGGTCGACAGCCGCACCATCCTCGACGAGCAAGGCGCCGAGCACCTGCTCGGGCGCGGCGACATGCTCGTCAAGATGAACGGCGCGACCGAGACGCGGCGCGTGCAGTGCCCGTTCGCGAGCGAGGAGGAGGTGCAGCGGATCACCGACTTCCTGCGTTTGCAGGGCGAGCCGGTCTACGACGAAGCGATCCTCAAGCCGCGCGACGAGGAGGGACAGGAAGAACAGACGAACGACGCGGAGAACGACCCGATGTACGATGCCGCCGTGCGGATCGTGGCCGAGACGCGCCGTTGTTCGACGTCCTGGATCCAGCGCAAGCTCGGGGTGGGCTACAACCGTGCCGCAAAAATCGTCGAGGCCATGGAAAAGCGTGGTGTCGTGGGGCCCGCAAACGGAGCGAAGGACCGCGAGGTCTTGATCTCGCCGCTATGA
- a CDS encoding FHA domain-containing protein: protein MSADPNKKSARTFQCRDVLWETFEQMARELECSIDYLINESMKQYARQRSYSPRTPFPGPARTESGPGSAPPNGPPPATLSSPGIPPAPPSPPPPPPGYPAPPPAAGSSAGFAAPTAPPSMLAGPGSPPAPPPMMGGAPPAPPPMMSGPNGPPAPPPMMGGPGAPPPPMMSGGLAPPPMMGGPGAPPPPMMSGGLAPPPPPPAYGATPPPAAYAPTQPAGGPPPPPPPYGAQSGAGMPPPPPPGATPPPPPPAGARPPSASLSGAPPPPPGKRPSVPAPPPGPGGSRTGAPPPPPPAGRMGPPGPPPPPAPGARTTGMGASQSVPPPPPPGRSSLTGSQLGAPPPPPPPPGGSLTGSQLGAPPPPPPPGSSLGAPPPPPPPAMGAPPPPPPPAMGAPPPPPPPAMGAPPPPPPPPTTMAGGYGPPPSPYGMGAPPPPAPAGVSSPGMTGLGGTAPLVAYYAGERFVVNKDRFIIGRGKQSSDLTIKDPNVSRQHAMVEFLNGQYYMVDMGSTNGVEFNGQRITRKAIAEGDSFRICDHEVRFTYR, encoded by the coding sequence ATGAGCGCGGATCCGAACAAGAAGAGCGCAAGGACTTTCCAGTGCCGCGACGTTCTCTGGGAGACGTTCGAGCAGATGGCGCGCGAGCTGGAGTGCTCGATCGACTACCTCATCAACGAGTCGATGAAGCAGTACGCCCGGCAGCGCAGCTATAGCCCGCGCACGCCGTTCCCCGGCCCGGCCCGCACCGAGTCCGGCCCGGGCTCGGCCCCGCCGAACGGGCCGCCCCCGGCCACGCTTTCGAGCCCGGGCATCCCCCCCGCGCCGCCCTCGCCGCCGCCGCCGCCGCCGGGCTACCCCGCCCCCCCGCCGGCAGCCGGGTCTTCGGCCGGGTTCGCCGCGCCGACCGCGCCGCCCTCGATGCTGGCAGGCCCGGGCTCGCCGCCTGCGCCGCCTCCGATGATGGGCGGTGCGCCGCCTGCGCCGCCTCCGATGATGAGCGGCCCGAACGGCCCCCCCGCGCCGCCTCCGATGATGGGCGGCCCGGGCGCGCCTCCGCCTCCCATGATGAGCGGCGGCCTCGCGCCGCCTCCGATGATGGGCGGCCCAGGCGCGCCTCCGCCTCCCATGATGAGCGGCGGCCTCGCGCCCCCGCCGCCTCCGCCCGCGTACGGCGCCACGCCTCCGCCGGCAGCCTATGCGCCCACGCAGCCTGCGGGCGGTCCTCCGCCTCCGCCTCCGCCGTACGGCGCGCAGAGCGGCGCGGGCATGCCTCCGCCGCCTCCGCCCGGCGCGACGCCTCCGCCGCCTCCGCCTGCGGGAGCGCGGCCGCCCTCGGCCTCGCTCTCCGGCGCTCCGCCGCCTCCGCCAGGAAAGAGGCCGAGCGTGCCCGCGCCGCCTCCGGGCCCCGGTGGCTCTCGCACGGGCGCGCCGCCGCCGCCTCCGCCGGCCGGTCGCATGGGCCCGCCAGGTCCTCCGCCTCCGCCTGCGCCGGGCGCTCGTACGACGGGGATGGGCGCCAGCCAGTCGGTGCCGCCGCCGCCTCCGCCTGGACGGTCGTCGCTGACGGGCTCGCAGCTCGGCGCTCCGCCGCCTCCTCCGCCTCCGCCTGGGGGGTCGCTGACGGGCTCGCAGCTAGGCGCTCCGCCGCCTCCGCCGCCTCCGGGGTCGTCGCTCGGCGCGCCGCCTCCGCCGCCTCCGCCCGCCATGGGCGCGCCTCCTCCGCCGCCTCCGCCCGCCATGGGTGCGCCGCCTCCGCCGCCTCCGCCGGCCATGGGCGCGCCGCCTCCGCCGCCTCCGCCGCCGACCACGATGGCAGGAGGCTACGGGCCGCCGCCGTCTCCGTACGGCATGGGCGCGCCTCCTCCGCCTGCGCCGGCCGGGGTTTCGAGCCCGGGCATGACGGGCCTCGGGGGCACGGCGCCGCTCGTCGCGTACTACGCGGGGGAGCGGTTCGTCGTGAACAAGGACCGCTTCATCATCGGCCGCGGCAAACAGTCGAGCGACCTGACGATCAAGGATCCGAACGTCTCGCGCCAGCACGCGATGGTCGAGTTCCTCAACGGCCAGTACTACATGGTCGACATGGGCTCGACGAACGGCGTCGAGTTCAACGGCCAGCGCATCACGCGCAAGGCCATCGCCGAGGGCGACTCGTTCCGGATCTGCGACCACGAGGTCCGCTTCACCTACCGCTGA
- a CDS encoding L,D-transpeptidase, giving the protein MRARGGPSHPPRRARSALASLAFAALATASQAGASHAPPWVSSGDAPLPEGVVSARILKGDQPILSSPWEGAPRRGSAARDVHLPIFAARRGPGCNARWLEVGPAAWVCEEAVELSSTPFIDTSYRAVRETEGGLPFRYYFVGPDGSFGYKKLSTADIGAPDMQLEPGFAVAVVEERLVEGARYGRTHNELWVPMRDLGPARPFAFRGQTIEPSSPSLSFAWIVSDKVKVLGAPSSSAPSTDSKARFEVVPVLEDKLVSGTLFARIAEGAWVRASELRRPSLASPPPEVDVEAGEKWIDVELGSQTLVAYEGKRAVFATIVSTGKGREGSATATPRGTFRIWAKLATSNMDNLEDEEAAHYYRMEDVPWVQYFSKGVGLHGAFWHRSFGHVRSHGCVNLAPLDAQRLFAWTTPRVPAGWTAALPSPYDAGTVVRIR; this is encoded by the coding sequence ATGCGCGCGCGCGGCGGGCCCTCGCACCCACCCCGCCGCGCACGCTCGGCGCTCGCCTCCCTCGCCTTCGCCGCGCTCGCCACCGCCTCGCAAGCAGGCGCCTCGCACGCCCCTCCCTGGGTGTCGTCCGGCGACGCCCCGCTTCCCGAAGGCGTGGTGAGCGCGCGCATCCTGAAGGGCGACCAGCCCATCCTCTCCTCGCCCTGGGAAGGCGCGCCGCGCCGTGGCTCGGCCGCGCGCGACGTGCACCTGCCGATCTTCGCCGCGCGCCGCGGCCCCGGGTGCAACGCCCGCTGGCTCGAGGTCGGCCCCGCCGCGTGGGTCTGCGAAGAGGCCGTCGAGCTGTCCTCGACGCCCTTCATCGACACGAGCTACCGCGCCGTGCGCGAGACCGAAGGCGGCCTGCCCTTCCGCTACTACTTCGTCGGACCCGACGGATCGTTTGGGTACAAAAAGCTTTCGACCGCCGACATCGGCGCGCCCGACATGCAGCTCGAGCCCGGCTTCGCGGTGGCCGTCGTCGAGGAGCGCCTCGTCGAGGGCGCGCGCTACGGCCGCACGCACAACGAGCTGTGGGTGCCGATGCGCGATCTCGGACCCGCGCGACCGTTCGCGTTCCGCGGCCAGACGATCGAGCCTTCCTCCCCGTCGCTCTCCTTCGCCTGGATCGTCTCCGACAAGGTCAAGGTCCTCGGCGCGCCGAGCTCGTCGGCGCCGTCCACCGACAGCAAGGCGCGCTTCGAGGTCGTGCCCGTGCTCGAGGACAAGCTCGTCTCCGGCACCCTGTTCGCGCGCATCGCCGAGGGCGCGTGGGTGCGCGCCTCCGAGCTGCGCCGCCCGTCGCTCGCTTCACCGCCGCCCGAGGTCGACGTCGAGGCGGGCGAAAAGTGGATCGACGTCGAGCTCGGCAGCCAGACGCTCGTGGCCTACGAGGGCAAGCGCGCCGTGTTCGCGACCATCGTCTCGACGGGCAAGGGCCGCGAGGGTTCGGCGACGGCCACGCCGCGCGGCACGTTCCGGATCTGGGCCAAGCTCGCCACCTCGAACATGGACAACCTCGAGGACGAAGAAGCGGCGCACTACTACCGCATGGAAGACGTGCCCTGGGTGCAGTACTTCTCCAAGGGCGTGGGCCTGCACGGCGCGTTCTGGCATCGATCGTTCGGACACGTGCGCAGCCACGGCTGCGTCAACCTCGCGCCGCTCGACGCGCAGCGGCTCTTCGCCTGGACGACCCCGCGCGTACCGGCCGGCTGGACTGCGGCCCTGCCCTCGCCCTATGACGCGGGCACCGTCGTGCGCATCCGCTAG
- a CDS encoding ABC1 kinase family protein, whose product MVSIVNAVRDLGRLRQIYVVLVRHGFGELAQRLGLGGRGKALPNASPGGEGEEVVASEAETQAGEEERRKISLPERVRLVCMDLGPSFVKLGQIGSTRPDVLPPDWIAELKKLQDEVTPLPFDEIKTAVETSLGASLEEIYDSFDEKPLAAASIGQVHRAVLKHAEGPKDVVVKVQRPGVRSTVARDLELLHALAKLIERTIPESQLYQPSALVAQFDRAITSELDFSMEAEHAEKFTRNFAGHPHARFPRVYKEASSKTVLTLELLPGHKVYEAIRAHGHKGPAIAKASVGIIIKSIFEDGFFHADPHPGNILISGEPDHPIIGLIDLGMVGRLSPEMRDKTLNLMVAAVRQDSLAVADALYAVGTPTRKVDMRVYRAEASLLAEKYLGRPLKEIDLAAMISDLAWGATKFGIEIPADFLLVGKALMTMEGVGKEIDPDLDIFNVARPYFFELLRKRYSPERIGMEVWRGIERVSGAAYDMPQHLREVLDDLRLGRLTVRTEDTSLPATMDRLGRRLFAGFVVATFVFAGTWLIASTRHETLGIVLLCFGVVVMIGHVALDVLRRMR is encoded by the coding sequence ATGGTCTCCATCGTCAACGCCGTTCGCGATCTCGGTCGGCTCCGGCAGATCTACGTGGTGCTCGTCCGCCACGGCTTCGGCGAGCTCGCGCAGCGGCTCGGCCTCGGCGGGCGCGGCAAAGCGCTGCCCAACGCGAGCCCTGGCGGCGAGGGCGAAGAGGTCGTCGCGAGCGAGGCCGAGACGCAAGCCGGCGAGGAGGAGCGCCGCAAGATCTCACTGCCCGAGCGCGTGCGCCTCGTGTGCATGGATCTCGGGCCCTCGTTCGTGAAGCTCGGCCAGATCGGCTCGACGCGCCCCGACGTCCTGCCTCCCGACTGGATCGCCGAGCTGAAGAAGCTGCAGGACGAGGTCACGCCGCTGCCCTTCGACGAGATCAAGACCGCGGTCGAGACCTCGCTCGGCGCGTCGCTCGAGGAGATCTACGACAGCTTCGACGAGAAGCCGCTCGCGGCCGCGTCGATCGGCCAGGTGCACCGCGCCGTTCTCAAGCACGCCGAGGGCCCGAAGGACGTGGTGGTCAAGGTGCAGCGCCCCGGCGTTCGCTCCACGGTCGCGCGCGACCTCGAGCTGCTCCATGCGCTCGCCAAGCTCATCGAGCGCACCATCCCCGAGTCGCAGCTCTACCAGCCCTCGGCGCTCGTCGCGCAGTTCGATCGCGCGATCACGAGCGAGCTCGACTTCTCGATGGAGGCCGAGCACGCCGAGAAGTTCACGCGCAACTTCGCCGGCCATCCGCACGCGCGGTTCCCTCGTGTCTACAAAGAGGCTTCCTCGAAGACCGTGCTCACGCTCGAGCTGTTGCCCGGGCACAAGGTCTACGAGGCCATCCGCGCGCACGGGCACAAGGGGCCGGCGATCGCGAAGGCTTCGGTCGGCATCATCATCAAGAGCATCTTCGAGGACGGCTTCTTCCACGCCGATCCTCACCCCGGCAACATCCTCATCTCGGGCGAGCCGGATCATCCGATCATCGGGCTCATCGATCTCGGCATGGTCGGGCGCCTGTCGCCCGAGATGCGCGACAAGACGCTGAACCTCATGGTCGCGGCCGTGCGTCAGGACTCGCTCGCGGTCGCCGACGCGCTCTACGCCGTGGGGACGCCGACGCGGAAGGTCGACATGCGCGTCTACCGCGCCGAGGCGAGCCTGCTCGCGGAGAAGTACCTCGGCAGGCCGCTCAAGGAGATCGATCTCGCCGCGATGATCAGCGACCTCGCCTGGGGCGCGACCAAGTTCGGCATCGAGATCCCGGCCGACTTCCTGCTCGTCGGCAAGGCGCTCATGACCATGGAGGGCGTGGGCAAGGAGATCGATCCCGACCTCGACATCTTCAACGTCGCCCGCCCCTACTTCTTCGAGCTGCTCCGCAAGCGCTACTCGCCCGAGCGGATCGGCATGGAGGTCTGGCGCGGCATCGAGCGCGTCTCGGGCGCGGCGTACGACATGCCGCAGCACCTGCGCGAGGTCCTCGACGACCTGCGCCTCGGGCGCCTCACCGTGCGGACCGAGGACACCTCGCTGCCGGCCACGATGGACCGGCTCGGCAGGCGCCTGTTCGCGGGGTTCGTGGTGGCCACGTTCGTGTTCGCGGGGACGTGGCTCATCGCCTCGACGCGCCACGAGACGCTCGGGATCGTGCTGCTCTGTTTTGGCGTGGTGGTGATGATCGGCCACGTGGCGCTCGACGTCTTGCGTCGCATGCGCTGA
- a CDS encoding ATP synthase F0 subunit C produces the protein MSLKSKLSLSTLVATALVLLPGLAFAQDGAASNRFDTAGMIAMAAGFAIGIAALGGTLGQGRAAAAALEGISRNPGAAARIQTPMILGLALIESLVLFALIIAFLLQAKIPAL, from the coding sequence ATGTCTCTCAAGAGCAAGCTGAGCCTGTCCACGTTGGTCGCCACCGCGCTGGTCCTTCTCCCGGGCCTGGCGTTCGCGCAGGACGGCGCGGCGTCCAATAGGTTCGACACGGCCGGCATGATCGCGATGGCTGCGGGCTTCGCGATCGGCATCGCGGCCCTCGGCGGCACGCTCGGGCAGGGGCGCGCCGCAGCCGCCGCGCTCGAGGGCATCTCGCGCAACCCCGGCGCCGCCGCCCGCATCCAGACCCCGATGATTCTCGGTCTGGCGCTGATCGAGTCCCTCGTCCTCTTCGCGCTCATCATCGCCTTCCTCCTCCAGGCGAAGATCCCCGCGCTCTGA